The DNA sequence CGTGGACGCGACGACGCCGTCGTCGACCGAACCGTCGGTCACCACGACCGAATCGCCGTCCTCGACGCCGCCGCCGGGCACGACGACGACCTCCCCGCCGGCAAGTACCTCACCACCACCGTCGGCCACCTCGTCGACGGCGCCCCCTCCGGCGCCGTCGTCGTCGGCTGCCGCGGAGCCCGGGACCACGACCACCCGGGGTCCCGTCGAGGCGCCGCCGCCGTCCTCGGCACCGGTGACGACGAGCGCGCCGGTCACCACGGCGAGTGCGCCCGCGGTCACCACGACGACCGTCGCGCCGGGAACCACGGAGGCGCCGGCGGCCACGCCGCCGGTGGTCGGTGAGGCCGAGGTGGAGGTGGAGGTGGAGGTGGAGGTGCCGACTCAGCAGGCGCCGACCGTCGAGCGGCCCGAAATCGCCGCTCCGGTGGCCACCACCACGGTGGTGCTGCCGCTGCCGGGCGGCGGATCAACAGAAGAGTGACGAACCGCTCAGCGGTAGCCGTCTGAGTCCGACGTCGCTTCGTTCAGCGAGGCGTCGGCGTACCCGCGGCAGTAGTCCCAGGTGACGTACGCGTCGGGTTCGGGATCGTAGGCGGGTTCGTGCGGCCGAACAGTGCCGTCGACGAGCAGCTGCAGCAGGTTGGCGCGCAGCATGTCCCAGTCGTGGTAGTGATCCTGCTGGCATTCGTCACAGCAGACGACCAGGCCGCGGATCCCCTTGTGGGCCAGAAGCGCCTCGTAGACCGCGAGATCGGCGAGGTCCGCCTCGACGGCGGTACGCTCCTGCGGGTCCAGCGGCTGACCCGGTTCGAGCGCGTCGAGCGCCGCCGAGGGATCGCACGGATCGTCGGCGAACGGATCGGGCGGCAAACCAGGTGGCAGATGGTCTCGCACGAGTCCCACATTACGCAGCCCCACTGTCATCGCGCCAGCCGTCGACCGGTGTGGCGACCCAGGTGTGCGGGGCCGAGCCACCACAGCCCCAACCGATAGGATTGGGTATCCGTCTCAGTGCCTATGGAGGCCACGCCCATGTCGATCGCTGAACGCAGCGTTCCCATCGCCGTACCGGTTCCCACCGGCGGCGACGACCCGACGAAGGTGGCCATGCTCGGGCTCACCTTCGACGACGTCCTGCTGTTGCCCGCCGCCTCGGACGTCGTGCCGGCGACCGCCGACACCTCGAGCCAGCTCACCAAGCGCATCCGCCTGCGCGTGCCGTTGGTCAGCTCGGCGATGGACACGGTCACCGAATCACGCATGGCCATCGCGATGGCGCGCGCCGGGGGCATGGGTGTGCTGCACCGCAACCTGCCCGCCGCCGAACAGGCCGGCCAGGTCGAGACCGTCAAGCGGTCCGAAGCGGGGATGGTCACCGACCCGGTGACCTGCTCACCGGACAACACCCTGGCCGAAGTCGACGCGATGTGTGCCCGGTTCCGGATCTCCGGGCTTCCGGTGGTCGACGCACAGGGCGCACTCGTCGGCATCATCACCAACCGCG is a window from the Mycolicibacterium litorale genome containing:
- a CDS encoding DUF5319 domain-containing protein — its product is MRDHLPPGLPPDPFADDPCDPSAALDALEPGQPLDPQERTAVEADLADLAVYEALLAHKGIRGLVVCCDECQQDHYHDWDMLRANLLQLLVDGTVRPHEPAYDPEPDAYVTWDYCRGYADASLNEATSDSDGYR